A region of Vibrio porteresiae DSM 19223 DNA encodes the following proteins:
- a CDS encoding methyl-accepting chemotaxis protein: MKTAVILVPMAALTFIYMFLYGFSAIDLMINIVLSIIIIALNQPRFRLINAFLLYGFVAMHIDQSHGLTMLHFEVFILLGLLMIYNDWMMILSNLIAAAIHHFLFYYLQSTGYNLFIFDHHLTIWLPIEHCLYAGLLAVIAMYSCFMNGLNIQRRQYVAGMLDKIVEGDRLNLKVTLNSIDDEFCHKFDQIIRQLQESTASNQQMIEKLHRISDSSVESTKIIHNKIQENTQNTELVASAAEEIGISFNEVDNNIHQCKTELENATQLNKQVVSSSKTCADNIRALGGLLKTTTGNIERVVQETKNVHVILKNIRDISEQTNLLALNASIEAARAGEAGRGFAVVADEVRALSLRTNASVEQITETLSSLDKNVQVATDGMAHVNEVSTSLNNQIQLIQTSISQSSHHTVGINDQMYQISSSVTEQTHALSQVNENIINVNDVSKMIFNEVERQSKNIQELQTEMIRLKESGNKFII, translated from the coding sequence ATGAAAACTGCAGTCATCCTAGTCCCGATGGCCGCTTTGACTTTTATCTACATGTTTTTATACGGTTTCTCGGCGATCGATCTTATGATTAACATCGTGCTGAGCATCATTATTATCGCGCTTAATCAACCTCGGTTTCGCTTGATTAATGCTTTCCTATTGTATGGTTTTGTCGCGATGCATATCGACCAGTCACACGGTCTTACTATGTTGCATTTTGAAGTTTTTATTTTGCTCGGTTTGCTGATGATATATAACGATTGGATGATGATTCTGTCTAACCTAATCGCCGCCGCCATACATCACTTTCTTTTCTACTACCTTCAATCAACAGGCTATAACTTATTTATTTTTGATCACCATTTAACGATTTGGCTCCCTATTGAGCACTGTCTCTATGCAGGCTTGCTGGCTGTTATCGCGATGTACAGCTGTTTTATGAACGGACTCAATATACAGCGCCGTCAGTATGTTGCAGGTATGCTTGATAAAATCGTTGAAGGAGATCGTTTAAACTTAAAAGTGACGTTGAATTCCATTGATGATGAATTTTGTCATAAGTTTGATCAGATTATCCGCCAGCTACAAGAATCAACTGCATCTAACCAACAAATGATTGAAAAACTGCATCGTATTTCTGATAGCTCAGTGGAAAGCACAAAAATAATCCACAACAAAATTCAAGAAAATACGCAAAATACCGAACTTGTTGCTTCAGCCGCTGAGGAAATTGGCATTTCTTTTAATGAAGTCGACAATAACATTCATCAGTGCAAGACCGAGCTTGAAAATGCCACTCAATTGAATAAACAAGTGGTCAGCAGTTCGAAAACATGTGCCGATAATATCCGTGCACTGGGTGGTTTGCTCAAAACCACCACAGGTAATATTGAACGTGTGGTGCAAGAAACCAAGAATGTTCATGTCATTTTGAAAAACATCCGCGATATTTCCGAACAAACCAACTTGCTCGCCCTCAACGCCTCAATTGAAGCAGCACGAGCCGGGGAAGCGGGACGTGGCTTTGCCGTGGTGGCGGATGAAGTTCGCGCCTTATCTTTGCGCACAAATGCAAGTGTCGAACAAATAACAGAAACACTCTCATCACTGGATAAAAACGTCCAAGTGGCAACCGATGGCATGGCGCATGTTAATGAAGTATCCACCAGCTTAAACAACCAAATTCAATTGATTCAAACCTCGATTAGTCAGTCTAGCCACCACACCGTTGGTATCAATGATCAAATGTATCAAATTTCCTCATCTGTCACTGAGCAAACCCATGCCCTTAGTCAAGTGAACGAAAACATCATCAATGTGAATGACGTATCGAAAATGATATTCAATGAAGTTGAACGCCAAAGCAAAAATATTCAGGAACTGCAAACTGAGATGATTCGACTCAAAGAATCGGGAAATAAATTTATTATTTAA
- a CDS encoding glycoside hydrolase family 3 C-terminal domain-containing protein, with translation MMTHKHTLITGLLCFSAPLTALAAGTSGRTAVEVENKVDNILGQMTQSEKFNYIHVDSGYLFRPNDRLGLPGTNSVDSSMGIRVKSTKLLYGASYPSQTAAAASWSINRVKELGLALGYETRMSGSEHFLSPVVNMYRTPFGGRNAETICGEDPFLCAVLAPALTNAVQKQGVVATVKHWLANEQEANRYNLDVQMEARPMREIYMPAFESLVKNASVGAVMCGFNYINGVQACSNHFLITDVLKGEWGFKGYVSSDFNSIISAYDAAYAGTDLDQPSGYYFREKKLTPYLEDGTLTQNVIDNKVRRNLRALFDYGFDQTVYDAQTLDNPEHGEDASLDLARESIVLLKNQGAQGGTGGLLPLSKNATIAVIGDGAINAPSSPFGTPYSVPQSGYVTELAGLQDINYSADNVTFISAMSLTPSATTWYQPDCTDDCETGLQVEYFDNNELSGEPVQTSTEQVANFDWDDLTNTDSEGSHDLDNVDPSVGSFGLRITGQIKPTISGRQVIKVKADGPFTLYLDGEQILTFDGVPKATDLIDAVPLSVKTKKLQAGKLYTVKLEYNRTRLFTPYYGSIRGLQMSWASLEVPDNIGDYDAVVAIVGRNYETEGETLDHDYTLPDRQGYMLEKLTKANPNTIVVMHGGSAMLMEPWIQDAGAALHAWYSGQFGGQALAEILYGDVNPSGRLPITIDKYVKYNPSYASYSDPDDYLGDDAKTTMVYSEGLNMGYRGYQSSQHKPLYPFGFGLSYTDFSFSNLKLSSNTITRDGIIYATVTVTNTGGNAGYEVAQLYVQPINPEVERPDHELKGFSKVYLEAGESKQVTIPLNARSFSYYKQSDNTWTIPENAQFNVLVGGSSDDLDTSASISAPNAIAVSTTVSNPLPTPVQNAVQVADDEAY, from the coding sequence ATGATGACACATAAACACACCCTCATTACGGGTTTACTCTGTTTCAGTGCACCACTTACTGCGTTGGCTGCTGGGACTTCTGGTCGCACCGCCGTGGAAGTCGAAAACAAGGTCGATAATATCTTGGGTCAGATGACGCAGTCAGAAAAATTCAACTATATTCACGTCGATAGCGGCTACCTGTTTCGTCCTAATGATCGCTTAGGTTTACCCGGAACCAACTCGGTAGACTCATCAATGGGTATTCGTGTCAAATCCACCAAACTTCTTTATGGTGCGAGCTACCCTTCACAAACGGCAGCTGCCGCGTCTTGGAGCATCAACCGCGTTAAAGAGCTGGGTTTGGCTTTAGGCTATGAAACTCGCATGTCTGGTTCGGAGCACTTTCTCTCTCCCGTGGTGAATATGTACCGAACTCCGTTTGGTGGGCGTAACGCCGAAACCATCTGTGGTGAAGACCCGTTCCTCTGTGCAGTATTGGCCCCTGCACTAACCAATGCTGTACAAAAACAAGGCGTTGTTGCCACTGTGAAACACTGGCTTGCCAATGAACAAGAAGCCAACCGCTACAATCTTGATGTACAAATGGAAGCGCGCCCGATGCGTGAAATCTACATGCCAGCGTTTGAATCCTTAGTGAAAAATGCCAGTGTTGGCGCCGTCATGTGTGGCTTTAACTACATCAATGGCGTGCAAGCATGTTCCAACCATTTCCTCATTACTGATGTTTTAAAGGGCGAATGGGGCTTTAAAGGTTACGTCTCATCGGACTTCAACTCGATCATCAGCGCCTATGATGCCGCCTACGCTGGAACCGACCTTGATCAGCCTAGTGGCTACTATTTCCGCGAGAAAAAGCTCACTCCGTATCTAGAAGATGGCACGCTAACGCAAAATGTCATCGACAACAAAGTTCGCCGCAATCTGCGCGCTCTATTTGACTATGGTTTCGACCAAACTGTGTATGATGCTCAAACGCTAGATAACCCCGAACACGGTGAAGATGCATCGCTCGATCTCGCACGTGAAAGTATCGTGTTGCTGAAAAACCAAGGCGCTCAAGGCGGGACTGGCGGTCTGTTACCACTGAGCAAAAATGCAACAATTGCGGTCATTGGTGACGGGGCAATCAACGCGCCAAGTTCACCTTTTGGTACGCCTTATTCTGTTCCTCAATCTGGTTATGTAACCGAATTGGCGGGTCTGCAAGATATCAACTATTCGGCCGACAACGTCACTTTTATTAGTGCTATGTCACTGACACCATCAGCGACGACTTGGTATCAACCAGACTGTACTGATGATTGTGAAACAGGTTTGCAAGTCGAGTACTTCGATAACAATGAACTGAGCGGTGAGCCTGTTCAAACCAGTACCGAGCAAGTAGCTAACTTTGACTGGGACGACCTGACCAACACTGATTCAGAAGGAAGTCACGACTTAGATAATGTTGATCCTTCAGTTGGCTCATTTGGCTTGCGTATTACTGGTCAAATCAAACCGACCATTTCCGGTCGACAGGTCATCAAAGTCAAAGCAGATGGTCCATTTACCCTCTATTTGGATGGCGAGCAGATTTTGACCTTCGATGGTGTGCCAAAAGCAACCGACTTGATCGATGCTGTTCCTCTATCAGTGAAAACCAAGAAGCTGCAAGCGGGTAAACTGTATACCGTGAAACTAGAGTATAACCGCACGCGTCTATTTACTCCTTATTACGGTAGTATTCGTGGTCTACAAATGAGCTGGGCCTCACTTGAAGTGCCAGACAATATTGGGGATTACGATGCGGTCGTCGCGATTGTTGGTCGTAACTACGAAACAGAAGGTGAAACACTCGATCACGATTACACCCTTCCCGATCGCCAAGGTTACATGCTAGAAAAACTCACCAAAGCAAACCCGAACACGATTGTGGTCATGCACGGTGGTAGCGCTATGTTAATGGAACCGTGGATCCAAGATGCAGGCGCAGCGCTTCATGCTTGGTACAGTGGTCAATTCGGTGGTCAAGCACTTGCTGAGATTCTTTATGGCGATGTTAACCCATCAGGTCGCTTGCCAATCACTATAGATAAGTATGTGAAATATAACCCAAGTTATGCTTCTTATTCTGATCCAGATGATTACTTAGGTGACGATGCGAAAACCACTATGGTCTACAGCGAAGGCCTCAACATGGGTTACCGTGGTTATCAATCAAGCCAGCATAAACCGCTCTACCCATTTGGCTTTGGTTTAAGCTATACCGACTTCTCATTCAGCAATCTGAAGTTGTCATCCAACACCATCACTCGTGACGGCATTATTTACGCAACCGTAACGGTAACCAATACAGGTGGTAATGCAGGTTATGAAGTGGCTCAGCTTTATGTTCAACCGATCAATCCAGAAGTGGAACGTCCTGATCATGAACTGAAAGGCTTTAGCAAAGTGTACTTAGAAGCAGGGGAAAGCAAGCAAGTGACGATTCCACTAAATGCTCGTTCATTCTCTTACTACAAACAAAGTGATAATACTTGGACTATCCCAGAAAACGCGCAGTTTAATGTCTTGGTCGGCGGCAGCTCTGACGACTTAGATACCTCTGCTTCTATTTCGGCACCAAATGCAATCGCCGTAAGTACCACGGTTTCGAATCCGTTACCGACACCAGTACAAAATGCCGTACAAGTCGCGGATGACGAAGCGTACTAA
- the hutG gene encoding N-formylglutamate deformylase produces MSLKINDPFCFTAGDSQLLVSMPHCGTQLLPGMEETLTDAAKKLPDTDWYMPELYVFLRSLNVSIISANYSRFVVDLNRPVDDKPLYTTKTTGLFPDILFADAPVFLEGKGLSDATKEQIKAQIWHPYHQQIASELERIKARFGYAILFDAHSIAAQVPMLFEGTLPDFNFGNNGGLSCAAQLLNNAAEIVSQSPYTHVCNGRFKGGYITRHFGQPEQHVHALQLELSQATYLADFANTEGQPNDYVLDSDKQQCVGAVLQKIIASLLAADHLA; encoded by the coding sequence ATGTCACTTAAGATCAACGACCCATTTTGTTTTACGGCTGGTGATAGCCAGCTGTTAGTAAGCATGCCCCATTGTGGTACGCAGCTTTTACCTGGCATGGAAGAGACACTGACCGATGCTGCAAAAAAATTGCCAGATACCGACTGGTACATGCCAGAGCTGTATGTGTTTTTACGCTCGCTCAATGTCAGTATCATCAGTGCTAACTATTCTCGTTTTGTGGTGGATTTAAATCGCCCTGTCGATGATAAGCCGCTCTACACCACCAAAACGACCGGATTATTTCCCGATATTTTGTTTGCCGATGCACCGGTGTTTCTCGAAGGCAAAGGGTTAAGTGATGCAACCAAAGAGCAGATCAAAGCGCAGATTTGGCATCCTTATCATCAGCAAATCGCCAGCGAATTAGAGCGCATTAAAGCTCGCTTTGGTTATGCAATTTTGTTTGATGCGCACAGTATTGCTGCGCAAGTGCCAATGCTGTTTGAAGGCACGTTGCCCGATTTTAACTTTGGCAATAATGGTGGCCTTTCCTGTGCCGCGCAGCTGCTGAATAACGCTGCAGAGATCGTTAGCCAAAGCCCTTACACCCATGTGTGTAACGGACGCTTTAAAGGCGGCTACATTACGCGCCACTTTGGTCAGCCAGAGCAGCATGTTCATGCTCTGCAGCTTGAATTATCGCAAGCGACCTATTTGGCCGACTTTGCCAATACAGAAGGCCAACCCAATGACTATGTGCTCGATAGTGATAAACAGCAGTGCGTTGGCGCGGTGTTACAGAAGATCATCGCTTCTCTACTAGCGGCCGACCATCTGGCCTAA
- the hutI gene encoding imidazolonepropionase: MNQEIHFDSLWVGFHLATMEDGQYNTVTDAAIGVIGGKIAWLGKANALPVHTCDTKHDLQGGWVTPGLIDCHTHLVFGGNRAGEFEQRLNGVSYKQIAEQGGGIAASVKATREESDEQLLASAARRLRSLIKDGVTTVEVKSGYGLSLEHELKMLQVARSLAEHFPVDVQTTCLAAHALPAEYQGKADAYIDYLCAEVLPAIAQSGLADAVDAFCEGIAFTPAQVERYFQTAQGLGLPVKIHSEQLSSFGGTQLAAQYHALSADHLEYMTEADIAAMASSGTVAVLLPGAYFTLRETQQPPVNLLRDYHVPMAIATDANPGTSPVLSLRLMMNMACTLFGFTPEEALAGATIHAAKALGLEQTHGSLSVGKTADFICWDVESPGELSYWLGGELLKTRVKAGEVAHVT, translated from the coding sequence ATGAACCAAGAGATTCATTTTGATTCACTTTGGGTTGGCTTTCATCTTGCGACCATGGAAGACGGTCAATACAACACGGTTACCGATGCGGCCATTGGCGTTATCGGTGGCAAAATTGCATGGTTGGGTAAAGCGAACGCATTGCCTGTTCATACCTGCGATACAAAACACGATTTACAAGGCGGGTGGGTTACACCCGGCTTGATCGACTGTCACACTCATTTGGTGTTTGGCGGTAACCGTGCTGGCGAATTTGAACAGCGCCTCAATGGCGTGAGTTATAAACAAATAGCCGAGCAGGGCGGCGGTATTGCAGCGTCAGTCAAAGCAACCCGTGAAGAGAGCGATGAACAACTGCTCGCATCTGCAGCGCGCCGTTTGCGTTCACTCATTAAAGATGGTGTTACCACGGTAGAAGTGAAATCCGGCTACGGTTTATCTCTGGAACATGAACTTAAAATGCTGCAAGTCGCCCGTTCGCTGGCTGAGCATTTTCCGGTTGATGTGCAAACCACTTGTCTTGCCGCGCACGCTTTACCTGCCGAATACCAAGGCAAAGCCGATGCGTATATCGACTATTTATGTGCTGAAGTGCTGCCCGCGATTGCACAATCAGGCTTAGCCGATGCGGTTGATGCTTTTTGCGAAGGGATTGCGTTTACTCCAGCCCAAGTCGAACGTTATTTCCAAACCGCGCAAGGTTTGGGGCTGCCCGTGAAGATTCACTCTGAGCAGTTGTCGTCGTTTGGCGGCACGCAACTGGCCGCACAATATCACGCCTTATCGGCAGACCATCTTGAATACATGACCGAAGCCGACATTGCCGCTATGGCGAGCTCTGGTACGGTGGCGGTGCTTCTGCCCGGTGCCTATTTCACATTAAGAGAAACTCAGCAACCACCGGTCAATTTACTGCGTGATTATCACGTACCGATGGCGATTGCTACGGACGCCAACCCTGGCACATCGCCTGTGCTATCGCTGCGTTTAATGATGAATATGGCGTGCACGTTGTTCGGTTTTACACCGGAAGAAGCACTTGCTGGTGCTACGATTCATGCTGCGAAAGCGCTTGGTTTGGAGCAAACTCACGGCTCGCTCAGTGTGGGTAAAACCGCCGATTTCATCTGTTGGGATGTCGAAAGTCCGGGAGAGCTTAGCTATTGGTTAGGTGGCGAGCTTTTAAAAACGCGAGTTAAAGCAGGGGAGGTGGCTCATGTCACTTAA
- the hutC gene encoding histidine utilization repressor — MPDSTTNMMNHLSKLIDDSPTPIYAKVKQAICQQIDSGEWQPDQRVPSELEMVKALNVSRMTVNRALRELTAEGILVRQQGVGTFVARKKTHSALSEVHAIADEIAQRGNLHKAELLEICQTKATMEEAMELGVRTNHRIFRATILHYENEVPIQIEYRVVNAELAPEYDQQDFQNNGAYTYLMTVAPITEGEHLVEAVNASEKECELLKISASEPCLQIKRRTWCKENLVTNARLISPGSRFQLFGHFKQ; from the coding sequence ATGCCTGATTCAACGACGAATATGATGAACCATTTATCAAAATTGATTGATGACTCACCGACGCCCATTTATGCCAAGGTGAAACAGGCTATTTGCCAGCAAATTGATAGTGGTGAGTGGCAACCGGATCAACGTGTTCCGTCGGAATTGGAGATGGTGAAAGCCTTAAACGTGAGCCGCATGACGGTGAACCGCGCTCTGAGAGAATTAACGGCAGAAGGTATACTGGTTCGTCAGCAAGGGGTAGGGACATTTGTCGCTCGTAAGAAAACCCATTCAGCCCTTTCTGAAGTCCATGCGATTGCAGATGAAATTGCCCAGCGAGGTAATTTGCACAAGGCCGAATTGTTGGAGATCTGCCAGACCAAGGCCACGATGGAAGAAGCGATGGAGCTTGGGGTGAGGACCAATCACCGCATTTTTCGCGCAACGATTTTGCATTATGAAAATGAAGTGCCGATTCAAATTGAATACCGAGTTGTTAATGCAGAATTAGCCCCTGAATATGACCAGCAAGATTTCCAAAATAATGGCGCTTATACCTATTTGATGACGGTCGCGCCGATTACGGAAGGTGAGCATCTTGTTGAAGCCGTGAATGCCTCAGAAAAAGAGTGTGAGTTGCTGAAAATTTCAGCCTCTGAGCCGTGTTTGCAGATCAAGCGTCGCACATGGTGTAAAGAGAACTTGGTCACCAACGCACGTCTAATTTCACCCGGTTCACGCTTCCAACTGTTTGGACATTTTAAACAGTAA
- a CDS encoding HutD/Ves family protein has product MHSDHILLSPDQYTRMPWKNGLGVTLEIARIEDANGVLFRLSQAAVVEDGEFSDFSGMHRTLVLINGDGMQLTHTASSGEISRHHLTHPLDIARFSGADKTAAHLTHGPIEDLNIMVREEEVISYVQALRSGLSLEFNETDQTLFDGFYATDNCVLLITPIATDAIPFTLNLAAMSTVRITAPVTLAVQKGKGVAIQSNFLPHNA; this is encoded by the coding sequence ATGCATAGCGACCATATCCTACTCTCTCCTGACCAATACACGCGTATGCCATGGAAAAATGGCCTCGGTGTCACCTTAGAAATTGCCCGCATCGAAGATGCCAATGGCGTACTGTTTCGCCTCAGCCAAGCAGCGGTAGTGGAAGATGGTGAGTTCTCTGATTTTAGTGGCATGCACCGCACCTTGGTCTTGATCAATGGTGACGGTATGCAGCTCACCCATACCGCGTCGTCGGGTGAAATTAGCCGTCATCACTTAACCCACCCACTTGATATTGCGCGCTTTTCTGGAGCCGATAAAACCGCAGCACATCTGACTCATGGTCCGATAGAAGATCTCAATATCATGGTCAGAGAAGAGGAAGTGATCTCGTATGTACAAGCACTGCGCTCAGGTCTATCGCTCGAATTTAACGAAACCGATCAAACCTTATTTGACGGCTTTTATGCCACAGATAATTGCGTATTACTTATCACGCCAATCGCAACCGATGCTATCCCCTTCACCCTCAATCTTGCAGCAATGTCTACCGTACGGATCACTGCGCCGGTAACACTTGCTGTACAAAAAGGAAAAGGAGTCGCTATACAAAGCAACTTTTTGCCACACAATGCGTAA
- a CDS encoding formimidoylglutamate deiminase, with protein MTAHQSRTTVFADLAWIDDRWQQQVTLEIEQGTFVSVQANSVKPAGALHVTGPLLPTLANVHSHAFQRVMAGMAEISLRPDDSFWSWRDLMYKIVGKLSPEQANVIATQLYIEMLKAGYTQVGEFHYLHHAANGAAYANPAEMSLQLLDAAQRTGMGLTLLPVLYSYSGFGSQPANSGQARFIHSADSYLALHQQLEAHFKDDAKNTLGICFHSLRAVSEQQIKDVLSHIKAPRPIHIHVSEQQKEVNDCLSWSSERPVEWLNNHIGLDNRWTLIHATHLNPQEVAAIANSGAIAGLCPTTEANLGDGIFPGVEYEKHHGHWAIGSDSHVSLSIVDELRTLEYGQRLRDQQRNRLYRTQLNSSASTTAPNQTNNVGEYLFNQALQGGNQSCAVKLGIAVGNRADFMVLDESHPFIGASQPQDLFNRWIFACNENLVKDVYVAGNLVIKNGRHALEVESRAAFTHVIKTVIYDA; from the coding sequence ATGACCGCTCATCAATCACGTACCACTGTTTTTGCTGATCTCGCATGGATCGATGATCGTTGGCAACAACAAGTGACTTTAGAGATTGAGCAAGGCACGTTTGTCTCGGTTCAAGCCAATAGCGTAAAGCCAGCCGGCGCCCTGCACGTAACAGGTCCACTGCTACCGACGCTTGCCAACGTGCACTCCCATGCCTTTCAACGGGTGATGGCAGGTATGGCAGAAATTAGCCTACGTCCCGATGACAGCTTTTGGAGTTGGCGCGACTTGATGTACAAGATCGTCGGAAAGCTCTCACCTGAGCAAGCCAATGTGATTGCCACGCAGCTTTATATTGAGATGCTCAAAGCGGGTTATACTCAAGTAGGTGAATTTCATTACTTGCACCATGCAGCTAACGGCGCGGCCTACGCCAACCCTGCGGAAATGTCGCTGCAACTGCTTGATGCCGCTCAGCGCACTGGCATGGGGTTAACGCTGCTACCGGTGCTTTATAGCTACTCAGGTTTTGGCTCACAGCCAGCCAATAGCGGGCAAGCTCGCTTTATTCACAGCGCCGATTCTTACCTTGCATTACACCAGCAGTTAGAGGCTCACTTTAAAGATGACGCCAAGAATACGTTGGGGATTTGCTTTCACTCGTTGCGTGCGGTGAGTGAACAACAAATTAAAGACGTTCTCAGTCACATCAAAGCGCCTCGCCCAATTCACATTCATGTTTCTGAGCAACAAAAAGAGGTTAACGACTGTTTAAGCTGGAGTAGTGAGCGGCCTGTCGAGTGGCTCAATAACCACATCGGTCTTGATAACCGTTGGACGCTTATCCACGCCACACATCTTAATCCACAAGAGGTCGCTGCGATTGCCAACAGCGGCGCGATTGCTGGACTTTGCCCAACCACCGAAGCCAACCTCGGAGATGGTATTTTCCCAGGCGTTGAATACGAAAAGCACCACGGGCACTGGGCGATCGGTTCTGATAGCCATGTGAGCTTATCGATTGTTGATGAGCTGCGCACCTTGGAATATGGTCAACGCCTGCGCGATCAGCAGCGTAACCGTCTCTATCGAACTCAACTAAACTCCTCTGCCTCTACAACAGCGCCAAACCAGACCAATAATGTTGGCGAATATCTGTTTAATCAGGCATTGCAGGGCGGAAATCAATCCTGTGCGGTTAAATTGGGCATCGCGGTAGGTAACCGTGCCGATTTTATGGTGCTGGATGAATCCCATCCGTTTATTGGCGCGAGTCAACCACAGGACCTATTCAACCGCTGGATATTTGCATGCAACGAGAATCTGGTTAAAGATGTCTATGTTGCAGGCAACTTGGTGATTAAAAATGGCCGACATGCACTTGAGGTCGAAAGCCGCGCTGCCTTTACTCATGTGATAAAAACGGTGATCTACGATGCATAG
- the hutH gene encoding histidine ammonia-lyase, producing the protein MLELTLVPGELTLAQLRQISRGKVKLSLDQQAIAGIHASTQVVNDIIAEDRAVYGINTGFGLLANTRIATEDLDELQRSIVLSHAAGTGELMNDATVKLVMTLKVNSLARGFSGIRLSVIEALITLINKEIYPCIPQKGSVGASGDLAPLAHMSAVLLGEGKARYKGEIISGQAALAIAGMEPIKLAPKEGLALLNGTQASTAFALEGLFHAEDLYASAIVCGSLSVEAALGSRRPFDARIHQVRGHQGQIDAASAYRHLLSEHSGLGDSHINCEKVQDPYSLRCQPQVMGACLDQIRNSARTLLVESNSVSDNPLVFADDGDIISGGNFHAEPVAFAADNLALAIAEIGSLSERRMALLIDSNLSKLPPFLVNNGGVNSGFMIAQVTSAALASENKTFAHPASVDSLPTSANQEDHVSMATFAARRLKDMSENTRGILAVELLAAVQGMDFRTGLKSSELLEQARAELRSRVPFYDKDRYFAADIEKATELLAEAAHNRLMPLDLLPSL; encoded by the coding sequence ATGCTCGAACTAACTCTAGTGCCTGGAGAATTGACGCTGGCGCAGTTGCGTCAGATCAGTCGTGGTAAAGTCAAATTGTCACTGGATCAACAAGCGATCGCAGGTATTCACGCGAGTACTCAAGTGGTGAACGACATCATCGCAGAAGATAGAGCGGTGTATGGTATCAACACCGGCTTTGGTCTTTTAGCCAACACTCGTATCGCTACTGAAGATTTGGATGAGTTGCAGCGTAGTATCGTGTTGTCACATGCTGCTGGCACAGGCGAACTGATGAACGATGCGACCGTGAAGTTAGTGATGACACTCAAAGTCAACAGCTTGGCTCGCGGTTTCTCTGGTATTCGCCTTTCCGTCATTGAAGCGCTTATCACGCTGATCAATAAAGAAATCTACCCATGTATTCCCCAAAAAGGCTCAGTAGGCGCGTCTGGCGATTTGGCCCCGTTAGCGCACATGAGTGCGGTGTTACTGGGTGAAGGGAAAGCACGCTACAAGGGCGAAATCATTTCGGGTCAAGCTGCGCTTGCGATTGCGGGAATGGAGCCGATTAAACTTGCCCCGAAAGAAGGCTTGGCGCTATTGAACGGTACTCAAGCATCGACGGCGTTTGCGCTGGAAGGGTTGTTCCACGCGGAAGATTTATACGCTTCAGCGATTGTGTGTGGTTCACTGTCTGTCGAAGCGGCGCTCGGCAGTCGCCGTCCATTCGATGCGCGCATCCATCAAGTTCGCGGTCATCAAGGTCAAATTGATGCAGCGAGCGCGTATCGTCATCTGTTGTCTGAGCACAGTGGCTTGGGCGATTCCCATATCAACTGTGAAAAAGTGCAAGACCCATACTCACTGCGCTGTCAGCCACAGGTAATGGGTGCTTGTTTGGACCAAATTCGTAATTCCGCCAGAACGTTACTGGTGGAATCCAACTCTGTTTCTGATAACCCATTGGTGTTTGCAGATGATGGTGACATCATCTCCGGTGGTAACTTCCATGCTGAGCCAGTGGCGTTTGCCGCAGACAACTTGGCCCTTGCAATTGCTGAAATTGGTAGCTTATCTGAGCGCCGTATGGCGCTGCTGATCGACAGCAATTTAAGCAAGTTGCCGCCATTTTTGGTCAACAACGGTGGGGTGAACTCAGGATTTATGATTGCTCAGGTCACCTCTGCCGCATTGGCAAGTGAAAACAAAACCTTTGCTCATCCGGCTTCTGTCGATAGTTTACCTACCTCGGCTAACCAAGAAGACCATGTGTCGATGGCAACCTTTGCGGCGCGCCGTTTGAAAGATATGTCGGAAAATACTCGCGGCATTTTAGCGGTCGAGCTTCTCGCTGCCGTGCAAGGGATGGATTTTCGTACCGGATTGAAATCGTCGGAATTGCTTGAGCAAGCGCGCGCCGAGCTGCGTTCGCGTGTGCCTTTCTACGATAAAGACCGTTATTTTGCGGCAGATATCGAAAAGGCCACCGAGCTTCTTGCAGAAGCGGCGCATAACCGCTTGATGCCGTTGGATCTACTGCCAAGTCTGTAA